The following are encoded in a window of Solidesulfovibrio magneticus RS-1 genomic DNA:
- a CDS encoding sulfite exporter TauE/SafE family protein, which yields MPSLSFLLAYLVFGAFAGIIAGLLGVGGGIVVVPALFWFFTAQGFSQELIMQMALGTSLAAIMFTSVSSLRAHHRRGAVVWPIVKAITPGILVGTFLGSCVAAKLSTGFLKGFFVAFLYYVSIQMLLNIKPKAHRQIPGKLGMFGAGLAIGAVSSLVGIGGGTMSVPFMVWCNVAMHTAVGTSAAIGFPIALAGTIGYIINGFGAPNLPSLSFGYIYLPALVGVAAVSVLTAPYGAKLAHKLPVSTLKRFFAVFLLAMATRMLWSMF from the coding sequence ATGCCGTCACTGTCGTTTCTGCTGGCCTATCTTGTCTTCGGCGCTTTCGCCGGCATCATCGCCGGTCTGCTCGGGGTGGGCGGCGGCATTGTCGTGGTCCCGGCCCTGTTCTGGTTTTTTACCGCCCAGGGGTTCTCCCAGGAACTCATCATGCAGATGGCTCTGGGCACGTCCCTGGCCGCCATCATGTTCACCTCGGTATCGAGCCTTCGCGCCCACCATCGCCGGGGCGCGGTGGTGTGGCCCATCGTCAAGGCCATCACCCCGGGCATCCTGGTCGGCACCTTTTTGGGCTCCTGCGTGGCGGCCAAGCTGTCCACGGGCTTTCTCAAGGGCTTTTTCGTGGCCTTCCTCTACTACGTCTCCATCCAGATGCTGCTCAACATCAAGCCCAAGGCCCACCGCCAGATTCCGGGCAAGCTCGGCATGTTCGGGGCCGGGCTGGCCATCGGCGCGGTGTCAAGCCTGGTCGGCATCGGCGGCGGCACCATGTCGGTGCCGTTTATGGTCTGGTGCAACGTGGCCATGCACACGGCCGTGGGCACCTCGGCGGCCATCGGCTTCCCCATCGCCCTGGCCGGAACCATCGGCTACATCATCAACGGCTTTGGCGCGCCGAATCTGCCGTCCCTGTCCTTTGGCTACATCTATCTGCCGGCCCTTGTCGGCGTGGCCGCGGTGAGCGTGCTGACCGCCCCTTACGGCGCGAAACTGGCCCACAAGCTGCCGGTATCGACGCTTAAGCGCTTTTTTGCCGTGTTCCTGCTGGCCATGGCCACCCGGATGCTCTGGAGCATGTTCTAA
- the tsaA gene encoding tRNA (N6-threonylcarbamoyladenosine(37)-N6)-methyltransferase TrmO, whose protein sequence is MDMTLYAVGVVRSVLTDKATAPKFETENAPPATVVLDPAYAKAAKDLTPGQEILLFTWFHQADRSCQAVHPRRDRSRPLTGVFSTRSPDRPNPIGLHQVRLTAVAGNVLTIDALEALDGTPVIDIKPLADRCPAG, encoded by the coding sequence ATGGATATGACCCTTTACGCCGTCGGCGTGGTGCGTTCCGTACTGACCGACAAGGCCACCGCTCCCAAGTTCGAGACGGAAAACGCCCCGCCGGCCACGGTCGTCCTGGACCCGGCCTACGCCAAGGCGGCCAAGGATCTGACCCCGGGCCAGGAAATCCTGCTTTTCACCTGGTTCCACCAGGCCGACCGCTCCTGCCAGGCCGTGCATCCCCGCCGCGACCGCTCCCGGCCCCTGACCGGCGTGTTTTCCACCCGCTCTCCGGACCGGCCCAACCCCATCGGCCTGCACCAGGTGCGCCTGACCGCCGTTGCGGGCAACGTGCTGACCATCGACGCCCTGGAGGCCCTGGACGGCACGCCCGTGATCGACATCAAGCCCCTGGCCGACCGGTGTCCGGCGGGTTAG
- a CDS encoding DMT family transporter, which translates to MGQLLFGAVIISFSAVFVKLAGVPPAVSAFYRMCFGGLTLLGLLAATGNLAAARRALAWPALACAVFFSADLLCWHASINYIGPGLATLVGNFQVFLVTIVAAVTARRVPKPGFLAGMAVAVAGLYLVVGRGFAGQTPEFRLGVGYGLATAVFYGLFILTLKKAVTDQGRAGPMAAMAVLSLAGAALLGPVAVLGGDSLALPTTVSVWALVGLGVIGQGIGWLSISHGLAGARPALAGLVLLLQPTLSYVWDVLFFAKPTGPVELAGVALALAGIYVGSTQRS; encoded by the coding sequence ATGGGACAACTCCTTTTCGGCGCGGTCATCATCAGCTTCTCGGCCGTATTCGTGAAGCTGGCCGGCGTGCCGCCGGCCGTATCGGCCTTTTACCGCATGTGCTTTGGCGGCCTGACCCTGCTTGGGCTGCTCGCCGCCACCGGCAACCTGGCCGCCGCCCGCCGCGCCCTGGCTTGGCCGGCCTTGGCCTGCGCCGTGTTTTTCAGCGCCGATCTGCTGTGCTGGCACGCCAGCATCAATTACATCGGCCCGGGGCTGGCCACCCTGGTCGGCAATTTCCAGGTGTTTCTCGTCACCATCGTGGCCGCCGTCACGGCCCGACGCGTCCCAAAGCCGGGCTTCCTGGCCGGCATGGCCGTGGCCGTGGCCGGGCTGTACCTCGTGGTCGGCCGGGGCTTTGCCGGCCAGACCCCGGAATTTCGCCTGGGCGTGGGCTACGGCCTGGCCACGGCCGTGTTCTACGGGCTTTTCATCCTGACGCTCAAAAAGGCCGTCACCGACCAGGGCCGGGCCGGCCCCATGGCGGCCATGGCCGTGCTGTCCCTGGCCGGAGCCGCCCTGCTCGGCCCGGTGGCCGTCCTTGGCGGCGACTCCCTGGCCCTGCCCACGACCGTTAGCGTCTGGGCGCTTGTGGGCCTTGGCGTCATCGGCCAGGGCATCGGCTGGCTGTCCATTTCCCACGGTCTGGCCGGGGCCCGGCCGGCCCTGGCCGGGCTGGTGCTCCTGCTCCAGCCCACCCTGTCCTATGTCTGGGACGTGCTCTTTTTCGCCAAACCCACCGGCCCGGTCGAACTGGCCGGCGTGGCCCTGGCCCTAGCCGGCATCTATGTCGGCTCCACCCAAAGGAGCTGA
- the thiL gene encoding thiamine-phosphate kinase — protein MPRIASEDDFLSLMDAHFPRQAAGVELPRGDDAAVVAVPARLCVTSDLFVEDVHFRRSYFTPAEVGAKSLAVNLSDVAAMGGTPTGFVLGIVCPDDADRDYWDAFLAGMAALAASHDVPLVGGDLSRGDKIAVSVTVWGAPGPSGRFLTRGAGHPGDILVAVGDLGLARVGLAVLEKHGRAALADWPAATAAHLAPVPRLAEGLALAALPGVTSCMDVSDGLARDLPRLLPDGHGADLFFPPGGLHPEVTAHAAGHGRPPEKVAFFGGEDYALLATVAPSALAALRAAVPAAKPIGAIAAKPGYTLNGAPINERGFDHFG, from the coding sequence ATGCCCCGCATCGCTTCCGAAGACGACTTTCTGTCCCTCATGGATGCCCACTTCCCTCGCCAGGCCGCTGGCGTGGAGCTGCCGCGCGGCGATGACGCCGCCGTGGTCGCCGTGCCGGCGCGCCTGTGCGTCACCTCCGACCTCTTTGTCGAGGACGTGCATTTTCGGCGCTCGTACTTCACCCCGGCTGAGGTCGGGGCCAAGTCCCTGGCCGTCAACTTGAGCGACGTGGCCGCCATGGGCGGCACACCCACGGGCTTTGTCCTGGGGATCGTGTGTCCCGACGACGCCGACCGCGACTACTGGGACGCTTTTTTGGCCGGCATGGCCGCCCTGGCCGCCAGCCACGACGTGCCCCTGGTCGGGGGCGATCTGTCGCGCGGCGACAAAATCGCCGTGTCCGTCACGGTCTGGGGCGCACCCGGGCCGTCCGGGCGCTTTCTCACCCGGGGAGCCGGCCATCCAGGCGACATCCTCGTGGCCGTGGGCGATCTGGGGCTGGCCCGGGTGGGGCTGGCGGTGCTGGAAAAGCACGGCCGCGCCGCTCTGGCCGACTGGCCGGCGGCCACCGCCGCCCACCTGGCCCCCGTGCCGCGCCTGGCCGAAGGGCTGGCCCTGGCCGCGCTGCCCGGCGTCACCTCCTGCATGGACGTCTCCGACGGCCTGGCCCGGGATCTGCCGCGCCTGTTGCCGGACGGCCACGGGGCCGACCTCTTTTTCCCGCCGGGGGGCCTGCACCCGGAAGTCACGGCCCACGCCGCCGGCCATGGCCGGCCACCCGAAAAGGTCGCCTTTTTCGGCGGCGAGGACTACGCCCTGCTGGCCACGGTCGCGCCGTCCGCCCTGGCCGCCCTGCGCGCCGCCGTGCCTGCCGCCAAGCCCATCGGGGCTATCGCGGCCAAGCCCGGCTACACGCTCAACGGCGCCCCCATAAACGAGCGCGGCTTCGACCATTTCGGCTAG